The following proteins come from a genomic window of Varunaivibrio sulfuroxidans:
- a CDS encoding ABC transporter permease, translated as MTPLNRKILRDLWGIKAQALAIALVIGSGVAVYIMSLGTLYSLEETRDAYYERYRFAQVFAPMKRAPKRLESAIAAIPGVKTVTTRIIKTATLDVPDLAEPATGRLISFPETDEQRLNKLHLRQGRLLTPGHPDDVLINEAFARAHNFTPGSTFTAIINGHKRTLNIVGIVLSPEYVYALGPGALMPDDERFAVIWMGQKAMEAAFDLNGAFTEASMTLERGASENGVIAALDRITAPYGGIRAYGRKDQISNWFVTNEISQLRAMGNFAPPLFLGIAAFLLHIVVSRLIQTEREQIGLLKAFGYANEQIAWLYIKLVLVIVMAGLAIGCAFGTWLGRGMTEVYTEYFRFPFLYYIVDGSIYLTAALIGIVVGLAGAVFSVWRAARLTPAVAMTPPPPTAYRTAWIERLLRLRTLSEPNRMILRHALRWPLRSGLNVLGAALAVSILVSAIFFLDSMDRLVDFQFFRVQRQDVTVTFTDTHPQTAMAEIAHLPGVLAAEPFRSVPVRLIVGHRKRYENIIAIASDAHMFRPLSTTDTPLRLPKHGLALSTKLAEILHVGLGDRITVEVKEGRRPVVTLPVTALVDEYIATPVYMNMAALNRLLGQAPSASGASLRIDSSQAERLYRRLKGMPSVASISIHRSVVQNFRRTIEENMGVMITFNIMFAVIIALGVVYNSARISLSERSRELASLRILGFTRREAAYILLGELALLIVPALPLGCLLGYGQAALWTALMDTELFRMPLVVSRDTYTWSIVIVLGAAAVSALLVRRRLDAMNLVQALKTRE; from the coding sequence ATGACCCCGCTAAACAGAAAAATTCTCCGCGATCTATGGGGTATCAAGGCTCAGGCACTGGCCATTGCATTGGTGATCGGCTCGGGCGTCGCCGTCTATATCATGAGCCTGGGCACCTTGTATTCACTTGAGGAAACGCGCGACGCCTATTACGAACGTTATCGCTTCGCTCAAGTTTTCGCCCCGATGAAACGCGCGCCGAAACGCCTTGAATCCGCTATCGCCGCCATTCCCGGGGTGAAAACCGTCACCACCCGCATCATCAAGACCGCGACGCTGGACGTTCCCGATCTCGCCGAGCCCGCCACCGGGCGGCTGATCTCGTTTCCCGAAACCGACGAACAGCGGCTCAACAAGCTCCACCTGCGCCAGGGCCGCCTGTTGACACCGGGCCACCCCGACGACGTGCTGATCAACGAGGCCTTCGCCCGCGCCCATAATTTCACCCCCGGCAGCACCTTCACGGCCATCATCAACGGACATAAGCGTACGCTGAATATCGTCGGCATCGTGCTGTCGCCCGAATATGTCTATGCGCTCGGCCCCGGGGCGTTGATGCCCGACGATGAACGCTTCGCGGTGATCTGGATGGGACAAAAAGCGATGGAGGCCGCTTTCGACCTTAACGGCGCTTTCACCGAAGCCTCGATGACGCTTGAGCGCGGCGCCAGCGAAAACGGCGTCATCGCCGCGCTGGACCGGATCACCGCGCCTTATGGCGGCATTCGCGCCTATGGCCGCAAAGATCAGATATCCAATTGGTTCGTCACCAACGAAATCAGCCAATTGCGCGCCATGGGGAATTTTGCGCCGCCGCTTTTTCTTGGGATCGCGGCGTTCCTGCTGCACATTGTGGTTTCGCGCCTGATTCAGACCGAGCGCGAGCAAATCGGCCTGCTCAAGGCCTTCGGCTACGCCAACGAGCAAATCGCCTGGCTGTACATCAAATTGGTGCTGGTCATCGTCATGGCCGGCCTCGCCATCGGCTGCGCCTTCGGCACTTGGCTTGGCCGCGGAATGACGGAGGTCTACACCGAATATTTCCGCTTTCCTTTCCTGTATTACATCGTTGACGGTTCGATCTATCTGACGGCGGCCTTGATCGGCATTGTCGTCGGCCTGGCGGGCGCGGTGTTTTCCGTTTGGCGCGCGGCGCGCCTGACGCCCGCCGTCGCCATGACGCCGCCGCCGCCGACCGCGTACCGGACGGCCTGGATCGAACGCCTATTGCGTCTGCGAACATTGAGCGAGCCCAACCGCATGATCCTTCGCCACGCTCTGCGCTGGCCTTTGCGCTCGGGGCTCAATGTGCTGGGCGCGGCGCTGGCCGTGTCGATTCTCGTCAGCGCCATATTTTTCCTCGATTCCATGGATCGCTTGGTGGATTTTCAATTTTTCAGAGTCCAACGCCAGGACGTCACGGTGACCTTCACCGACACGCACCCCCAAACGGCGATGGCCGAAATTGCGCATCTGCCCGGCGTGCTGGCCGCCGAACCGTTCCGCTCGGTGCCGGTGCGCCTGATCGTCGGCCACCGTAAACGCTACGAAAATATCATCGCCATCGCTTCCGACGCCCATATGTTCCGCCCCCTGAGCACGACCGACACGCCATTGAGACTCCCCAAACACGGCCTCGCGCTTTCCACCAAACTGGCCGAGATTCTCCATGTCGGCCTGGGCGACAGGATCACCGTCGAAGTTAAGGAAGGTCGGCGTCCGGTCGTCACATTGCCGGTTACAGCCCTGGTCGATGAATATATCGCGACTCCCGTCTACATGAACATGGCCGCACTCAATCGTCTGCTTGGACAAGCGCCGAGCGCTTCAGGCGCGAGCCTACGGATCGACTCATCCCAGGCGGAACGCCTTTACCGTCGGCTCAAGGGCATGCCCTCGGTCGCATCGATCTCCATACATCGGTCGGTGGTGCAAAATTTTCGCCGGACGATCGAGGAAAACATGGGGGTGATGATCACCTTCAATATCATGTTCGCCGTGATTATCGCCCTTGGCGTGGTCTACAATTCGGCGCGCATTTCCTTGTCGGAGCGGTCACGTGAACTGGCCAGCCTGCGCATTCTCGGGTTCACCCGGCGCGAGGCCGCGTATATTCTACTGGGAGAACTCGCCCTGCTCATCGTCCCCGCGCTTCCGCTCGGATGTCTGCTCGGCTACGGTCAGGCGGCGCTCTGGACGGCGCTGATGGACACCGAATTGTTCCGTATGCCTCTGGTCGTCTCCCGCGATACCTATACCTGGTCCATCGTCATCGTGCTCGGGGCCGCCGCCGTCTCCGCCCTCCTCGTGCGCCGGAGGCTCGACGCCATGAATCTCGTCCAAGCCCTGAAAACCAGAGAATGA
- a CDS encoding ABC transporter ATP-binding protein, with amino-acid sequence MAQKDDRRTTLSALGITKVYRTGEVDIHALRGVDLDLYEGELVVLLGPSGSGKSTLLNILGGLDNPTSGRVFFQDSELTALSDRGLTAYRRDHVGFVFQFYNLIPSLTARENVTIVTNIAPDPLPAEDALRMVGLAERMAHFPAQLSGGEQQRVAIARAIAKRPNILLCDEPTGALDSKTGILVLEAIEHTNRTLGTTTTLITHNAIIADMADRVITFNDGRIADVRVNTSRRPVKNLRW; translated from the coding sequence ATGGCCCAGAAGGATGACAGGCGAACAACGCTCTCGGCCCTCGGGATCACGAAGGTCTATCGCACCGGCGAGGTCGATATTCACGCCTTGCGCGGCGTCGATCTGGATCTTTACGAGGGAGAATTGGTGGTCTTGCTGGGGCCGTCGGGCAGCGGAAAATCTACTCTTCTCAACATCTTGGGCGGCCTCGACAATCCGACTTCGGGGCGGGTGTTTTTTCAAGATAGCGAACTCACCGCCCTGAGCGACCGGGGCCTGACCGCCTATCGTCGGGATCATGTCGGTTTCGTTTTCCAATTCTATAACTTGATCCCCAGCCTCACCGCCCGCGAGAATGTCACCATCGTCACCAACATCGCCCCCGATCCATTGCCCGCCGAAGACGCCTTGCGCATGGTCGGTCTGGCCGAACGGATGGCCCATTTCCCCGCCCAGTTATCCGGCGGCGAACAGCAACGGGTGGCGATCGCCCGCGCCATCGCCAAGCGTCCCAACATCCTGCTCTGCGATGAACCGACCGGCGCCCTCGACAGCAAAACCGGTATCCTGGTGCTGGAGGCGATCGAACACACCAATCGAACCTTGGGCACAACCACGACACTGATCACCCATAACGCGATCATCGCCGACATGGCCGACCGTGTAATCACATTTAACGACGGTCGTATCGCCGACGTCCGCGTTAACACTTCCCGGCGCCCAGTCAAGAATTTAAGGTGGTAA
- a CDS encoding ROK family protein, with amino-acid sequence MRLGIDLGGTKIEGIALHADGAIAARIRTATPAGDYAGTLQAVAQLLSNLENVAKIKGRALPVGFAIPGALDATTGLVKNANSTCLIGRPLGDDLRTLLGRPIRLENDANCFTASEAKDGAATGYAVAFGVILGTGVGGAIAVEGRVLHGAAGLSGEWGHNPLPWPQISRSQERKDEDEYPGPLCYCGKTGCIETFLSGPGLGADHARHRGGELSPEEIVARAREGDATAEASLQRYESRLARALAGVINILDPDVIVLGGGLSNMDRLYRNVPRHWTDWIFGGTCATRLVRNTHGDSSGVRGAAWLWPDADRPSQT; translated from the coding sequence ATGCGCCTGGGTATCGACCTTGGGGGGACCAAAATAGAGGGAATCGCCCTACACGCCGACGGCGCCATCGCCGCCCGCATCCGCACGGCGACACCTGCGGGCGATTACGCAGGGACCTTGCAGGCCGTCGCGCAACTTTTGTCCAACCTGGAGAATGTCGCCAAAATCAAGGGCCGCGCCCTGCCCGTCGGCTTCGCCATCCCCGGGGCGCTCGACGCAACCACGGGGTTGGTGAAAAACGCCAATTCAACCTGCCTAATCGGGCGCCCCCTAGGCGACGACCTGCGCACCCTCCTGGGGCGCCCCATACGGCTGGAAAATGACGCCAACTGCTTCACCGCGTCCGAAGCGAAGGACGGTGCGGCGACCGGATATGCCGTGGCCTTCGGCGTTATATTGGGAACCGGCGTCGGCGGAGCCATCGCCGTCGAGGGCCGCGTGTTGCACGGGGCGGCGGGGCTGAGCGGCGAATGGGGGCACAATCCCCTGCCTTGGCCTCAAATATCCCGGTCCCAAGAACGGAAGGACGAAGACGAATACCCAGGCCCGCTCTGCTACTGCGGAAAAACGGGATGCATCGAAACATTTTTATCCGGGCCCGGTCTCGGCGCCGATCATGCGCGCCATCGGGGGGGCGAGCTATCGCCCGAGGAAATTGTCGCCCGCGCCCGCGAAGGCGACGCGACGGCGGAAGCGAGCCTCCAACGCTACGAGAGCCGTCTCGCACGCGCCCTCGCCGGCGTTATCAATATCCTCGACCCCGACGTCATCGTTCTGGGCGGCGGCCTTTCGAACATGGACCGATTGTATCGAAACGTCCCCCGGCATTGGACCGACTGGATATTCGGCGGAACTTGCGCGACCCGGCTCGTGCGCAACACGCACGGCGACAGCAGCGGCGTGCGCGGAGCCGCCTGGCTCTGGCCCGACGCCGATCGGCCTTCCCAAACCTGA